AGCGAGCCCAGCGTGGTGGTGTCGGTGAGCTGGCCTTCGTCGGTGATCATGCCGGAGCTGCGCAGCGCCGTCATCATGATGTAGATGCCGATGCCGACCGGCAGCGCCTTGCGCACGCTCTCCGGCAGCAGGTCGGTGAACAGGCGGCGGGCCGGGGTCGCGGCGATCGCCAAGTAGATGACCGCGGCCACGAAGGTGATGGCCAGCACGTTGGAGTAGGTGAGCCCCTCGTTCGCGGTGATCATGGAGATGAGCACGGTGCTCAGGCCCATGTTCGCCGACTGCACGAGCGGCAGGTTGCACAGCACGCCCAGCAGGACCGTGCCGAGGAAGGAGACCACGGCCAGCGCGAGGTACGGGCCGGCGTAGTTGCCGTAGGAGGCGCCGATCACCTGCGTGTTGAGCAGCAGCGCGCAGACGGCGATGCTGAACGAGCCGAAGCCGGCGCCGATTTCGGTGCGCAGGTTCGAGCCGCGGTCAAGGAAGTGGAATCGCTTGTTCAAGGCAAGGCTCAGCTTGCCCGGTTGTTTGGGGGAGGCGTCCGCGTGCGTTGCGGTGCCGACGGTTGCGTCCGTCATGATAATGCTCCTCTTGATAATTCTCTCGATGTGTTGGAACCGGGCGGCGGCGCGGGCTGCGCCGGGCCGTTCCTCGCGAGGCCGGCCCATTGGGCTTGGCTTCGCGAGGGACCTGGCTTCGCGAGGGACCTGACCTCGCGGGGCTTGGCCGCGTGAGGCTTGGGCTTGCGCCGCCGCCCGGTCGGAGGACGCGCCCCGTTGGGATTGCGCATGTTCATGCGCATGTGCATGCGGGGTTATGCGTCCTCGTGGGGGATCACTCGCCGGAGATGGTCACCTTGGCGCGCGCGTCCTTGCGGCTGCGGACCACGGGGATCGCGATGCAGGTGGCCACGACCGCGACGATCGCCACGCCGAAGGCCACATCGCCCGCGACCATCCAGGTCTTCCAGGCGCTGTTGTCGGTGCTGGCGGCCGAGGTGGCGGAACGCGCGTTCTGGTACAGCATGTGCTTGGTGCAGTTGCGCAGCAGGTACTTGCCGTAGTTGGTGGAGGTCGCGTCGCCTTCCTGGTCGTAGTAGGCGGTGACGGCGGAGCCGCCGAGCTGGCCTTCCACGCCGCCGAACAGGCCTGCGCCGGGGGTCATGACCCACGGGTACGGGCCGACGCCGTCGGTGATGACCAGGCCGTTGAAGCCCCATTCGCCGCGCAGGATCGTCTGGTAGAGGCCCTGGTGGAACATCGAGATGCCGTCGCGGTTGAGCGAGCCCATAATGCCGAGCACGTTCTCGCCGTCGACGAAGGTGCCGGTTTCGTTGGCCTCGTCGACCACGAACAGCTCCTTGACGCAGATCTCGTAGTCCTTGAGGTAGATCTCGCGGGCCGCCTGTTCGGAGAACCAGGTGATGTTGCCGTCTCGGTTGGTGTCGTTGTCGTTCATCGCCATGTGCTTGATGTAGACGGACACGCCGCTGGACTGCAGGCCGGTGACCTCGGCCGCGCCCATCTTGCCGCCGATGAAGCCGTCTTCGGAGAAGTACTCGAAGTTACGGCCGCCGAACGGCGTGCGATGGGTGTTCATGGCCGGCGCGTAGGCGCCCGACAGGCCGTTCTTGATGGACTGGTGGGCGTATGCCTCGCCCAGCTTCTCCATCAGGTACGGATTCCAGGTGGAGGCGTTCACCACGGCGGAGCTCCACCAGGTGTTGGTGCCGTAGCTGTTGTTGCCGTTGCCGGACTCGCCGGGGCCGTCGACCACGGCCTCCTGCTCCTTGTTCACGGATTCGACGGCGGGGGTCTGCCAGCCGAGTCCGCCGGCGACGGCGATCTGCTCCTCGAGCGTGGTCTGGTCCAGCAGATAGGCCCAGACCTCGTTGTCGTAGTCGAGGTCGGCGAGGATCGGCGCGTCGATGTCGAGACGCATCGAGGTCTCCTCCTCGGTCACCTGGTAGTTGCCGTCCTCATCCTGGACCGCGTTGCCGTCGTCGTCCACCACGACGTAGTAGGTCTTGCCGTATTCGATGGCATGGTCCTCGTTCGCGTCGTCGTAGAGGTAGCGTTCGTCGTCCTGGGTCAGGCCCTCCCAGTTCTCCTCGTCGGAGTAGGCGAGGTAGCTGGCGCCGCCCACGTACTTCTTGACGGTTTTGGTCACCTTCTCGCCGTTCTCGTACGTCTCGTAGGTGTAGTCGGTCGAGCCCTTGGCGGGCACGGCCAGCGCGGCCACGGCGTTGTCGCTCAGCGCCTCCTCCTTGCAGCTGGATTCGTGCTGCATGATGGTCTCCATGCCGCCCGCGAAGTCGCTGCGGTTGAGGTAGCCGTCGAGCATGTTGCCGTCGCCGGCGTCCACGTCGCCCAGCGAGGTCCTGGCGACCTGCTCGTCGCTGTCGCGCGCGCCGACGCCGTCCTCGTCGTAGACGATGGTGTCGGCCAGGGAGGTCTCCACCGGATCGGTGGCGTCCTCATGCGCGTTCTCGCCGATGTGGAACTTGTAGTCGCCCTTCTCCAGCACGTACACGCCGGTGCCGTAGGTGTCGAAGGAGGCGAGGTCGTCGGTGTCGAATTCGATGGTGACGGTTTCGGATTCGCCGGGCTCGATCAGGCCGGTCTTCTGGAAGCCCATCAGCACCTTCGCGGACTTCTGAAGGCCCGTGCCCTTGATGCCCAGGGAGTCGTCCTGGTCGTAGGGCGCCTCCATGTTGAGCTGCACGACCTGCTTGCCCGCCACGTCGCCGGTGTTGGTGACCTTGACGCTGATGCTGTTCGTGCCGTGCGCCTCAAGCGAGACGTCCGAATCGGTCACCTCCTGCGAGAAGGTGGTGTAGCTCAGGCCGTAGCCGAAGGGATACTGCACCACTTCGTCGTAGCCGGAGGCCGTGCCGTTCTTCCACTCATGGCTGGTGAACGCCTCGGAGTCGAAATACCCCTCCGCATCGGCGGTCTCGTAGAAGCGGTATCCGACGTAGATGCCCTCCTCGTACTGGTAGTAGCCGAAGTTGCTGGACTTGTCGAAGCCGGTGGTGATGGATTCGACGTTGGTGTACTTGTTGTCGTCGTTGTTGTAGAAGGACGGCATCGTGGACATGTCGTAGGCGTAGGTGTCCACGAGGTGGCCGGACGGGTTCACCTCGCCGGTCAGGATCTGGGCGACGCCGACGAGGCCGGCCTCACCGGGGTGGCCGATCCACAGGCAGGCGTCCACGCCGTACTCCTCCTGCTCGATCTCGCCCAGCTCCATCGCGGCGGAGGAGTTGATCAGCACGATCGTCTTGGAGTAGTTCTCGGCGCA
Above is a window of Bifidobacterium eulemuris DNA encoding:
- a CDS encoding glycoside hydrolase family 3 C-terminal domain-containing protein, coding for MSDKRKHLVKNGVIATAWLVIVMLVFNTMLTTFGSTLINYMGIGTVTAGGDAEVMTEEETLAEGREVNTELESEGAVLLRNENNALPLEKGSKVTILGAMSYNYVNGGTGSAGGKYDEYTYTMKEAFDGSKTEGEGVSTEQYLDVNEKAWNWLEEAVGGERNADTTGEYVGHTGTGEETTFTGSDYAENKDAYGDGDWGGYKRVNEFSKSVYENHKDDFMADGYNDTVIVTFGRSGAEGTSPVMDYDGDGKASTGTTYLQLSEDEKDLLKFCAENYSKTIVLINSSAAMELGEIEQEEYGVDACLWIGHPGEAGLVGVAQILTGEVNPSGHLVDTYAYDMSTMPSFYNNDDNKYTNVESITTGFDKSSNFGYYQYEEGIYVGYRFYETADAEGYFDSEAFTSHEWKNGTASGYDEVVQYPFGYGLSYTTFSQEVTDSDVSLEAHGTNSISVKVTNTGDVAGKQVVQLNMEAPYDQDDSLGIKGTGLQKSAKVLMGFQKTGLIEPGESETVTIEFDTDDLASFDTYGTGVYVLEKGDYKFHIGENAHEDATDPVETSLADTIVYDEDGVGARDSDEQVARTSLGDVDAGDGNMLDGYLNRSDFAGGMETIMQHESSCKEEALSDNAVAALAVPAKGSTDYTYETYENGEKVTKTVKKYVGGASYLAYSDEENWEGLTQDDERYLYDDANEDHAIEYGKTYYVVVDDDGNAVQDEDGNYQVTEEETSMRLDIDAPILADLDYDNEVWAYLLDQTTLEEQIAVAGGLGWQTPAVESVNKEQEAVVDGPGESGNGNNSYGTNTWWSSAVVNASTWNPYLMEKLGEAYAHQSIKNGLSGAYAPAMNTHRTPFGGRNFEYFSEDGFIGGKMGAAEVTGLQSSGVSVYIKHMAMNDNDTNRDGNITWFSEQAAREIYLKDYEICVKELFVVDEANETGTFVDGENVLGIMGSLNRDGISMFHQGLYQTILRGEWGFNGLVITDGVGPYPWVMTPGAGLFGGVEGQLGGSAVTAYYDQEGDATSTNYGKYLLRNCTKHMLYQNARSATSAASTDNSAWKTWMVAGDVAFGVAIVAVVATCIAIPVVRSRKDARAKVTISGE